The Actinosynnema mirum DSM 43827 genomic interval GCCGTCCAGCTCGGGCAGCCGGGAGTCGAGCCGCAGCAGCTCGGAGTCGACCACCTCGGCGGCGCGCTTGCGCAGGGCCGTGACGGTGGGCGTGACCTCGGCCGAGCGCTGCCCGGCCAGGTAGGCGCGGACCTCCTCGGCGACGATCTCCGCCGCGCGCTGGGCGTCCTGCCCGGTCGGGGCGTCGGACAGCCTGCGCTGCAGGGTCTCCAGGTCGACCACCCGCACGTTCGCCAGCAGTTCGGCGGCGGGGTCGACGTCCTTGGGGAGGCCGAGGTCGCAGACGACCAGCGGCCGGTCGGGCGCGCGGTCGCCGATGGCCTCGGCGCCGACGGTGAGCTCCATCGAGCCGGTGCAGGCGAACAGCACGTCGGCCGCGGCGACCTCGTCGAACAGGGTGTCCAGGCCCACCGACTCGGCGGGCACGCCCTCGGCGCGCAGCGCCTCGGCGAGGCGGGCGCCGTTGGCGGCGGTGCGGTTGGCGATGGCGACCGAGCCGATGCCCGCGCGGCGCAGGTGCGCCACGGCGAGACCGCCCATGGAGCCCGCGCCGACGATCAGGGCCCGCTTGCCCGCCAGGCCGCCGAGCGCCTGCTCGGCGTCGGCGAGCGCCTCGGACACCACGGACGCGCCCGCGTGGTCGATGCCGGTGTCGCTGTGCACCCGCTTGCCCACGCGCAGCGCCTGCTGGACGAGCTCGTGCAGCGCGCGGCCGACCACGCCCACCTCGTCGGCGGCGGCGTAGGCGGCGCGCAGCTG includes:
- a CDS encoding glutamyl-tRNA reductase, giving the protein MSLLVVGLSHRTTPVPVLERAAVADLPKVLGQLLAAPSVSEAVLLSTCNRVEVYAVVETFHGGMNEVVEVLARQSGVDTAELFEHLFVHYAGAAVDHLFSVAAGLDSMVVGEAQILGQLRAAYAAADEVGVVGRALHELVQQALRVGKRVHSDTGIDHAGASVVSEALADAEQALGGLAGKRALIVGAGSMGGLAVAHLRRAGIGSVAIANRTAANGARLAEALRAEGVPAESVGLDTLFDEVAAADVLFACTGSMELTVGAEAIGDRAPDRPLVVCDLGLPKDVDPAAELLANVRVVDLETLQRRLSDAPTGQDAQRAAEIVAEEVRAYLAGQRSAEVTPTVTALRKRAAEVVDSELLRLDSRLPELDGAVRAELAKTVRRVVDKLLHTPTVRVKQLAAGPGGAGYAEALRELFGLDPQAPAAVSTPQSPQHKGEMR